The Effusibacillus pohliae DSM 22757 nucleotide sequence GAACCTGGCGTCCGGTCGGTGGAAATTCGCGTGGTGTGGGATCCTCCCTGGACGAGCGAGCGATTGTCGGAGGAAGCAAAACAAAAGATGCGGCGTTGGGGGGTTAGCGTGTAATGGAATATGACGTATTTGCGCGGATTCACCGGGGTGACAGTTTGCTGCACATCGGAACTGTGGAAGCGCCCAACGATGAGCTGGCGCAAGTATACGCCGAGTATGTGTATGACGAGGAAGACTGGGTCGAGATGTGCGTAGTTCCAAGACCATCCATCCGTTGGGTCAGGCGGCCGAAAGGGATCCTGGGGAAAGAGGAGGTACAGATCGATGGCTGAAAAATCGGCTGGAATCGATACGTTCATTGAAATTATCGAGACGATCGCCGACAACAAGTTCGTTCTCGGGGACAAACTGGTTCACATTGGTGTGAGCGGGCCCAATCTGGAGGCCACTCTCGCCGCAATCGCGATGGCGCAAGGAGAATTGGGGCACGCCAGGGTGCTGTACTACTGGGTGTACGATTTGCGGGGAACCGGGGGGAAGAAGCCGGACATCACCGCCCAGACAGGCAAGGCCTTTAAAAGTGTTGTGCAGATCCACGATTGGATTACGTTGATCGCGGGCCTGTACACAGTCAACACCGCCCTTGACCTGGTGCTGCGGTCGATGCTGGCAGCCAACCGATCCGATGTGGCGGCGCGAATCCACAAGCTGATCAGGGAACAAAGAGAGCATATCATCTATTCGCGCGGATGGGCTGAGCAATTGCTGCAAGATCGGGGAGCGATCCCGCGCAAATTCCGGGAAGCTCTCGATGCTGCCGCGTTGGAAGTGGAAGCATGGTTGAGCGCGATCGAGAACCGGCAGGTGCTGACAGAAGAAGGATACATGGTGAAAGATGCCGCCCTGCTGAAACGGTTCCGGGATGAAATGGCCAAATCGCTGGCGCGCGAGGAGATCGCGCATGCTCATTGATCGCCCGCCCTGCTGCCCATTTTGTAATTCGAGCGAGGTATCCCTGCATTCCCCCTTCGGAACGGCGCAACTTGTTCGGCAATATTACTGCCATTCTTGCCGCAGCGTGTTTGAATACGTCCGTTGGCAAAACACGGTGGAAGAAATCGGATTCGACTCAGACTGAAACAGAGGGGCGATGCAGGTGGAAATCCGTTTGATCGGAATCGTCGGTTCGGGCACGATGGGAAGCGGAATTGCCCAGGTCGCGGTCCAGCAGGGGTTTCATGTGTTGCTGTACGACGTACGGCAAGAAGCTCTCCAGACATCCCTGGCAGGGATCGCTGCGCGAATTGACCGGCTGGCGGAAAAGGGAAAAATTCCGAAGGAAGCGGCGGAAACCGCCAAAAACAGGATTCACGTGACGACCGACCTGGAGCAAATGGCGTCGTGTCAGGTTGTGATCGAAGCGGTGCCGGAAACGCTCGACATGAAACAGCAACTGTTCCAGCGGTTGGACGACTGTTGTCCGCCGGAAACGATTCTGGCGTCGAACACTTCCTCCTTGTCGATCACGCAAATTGGGAGCGTTGTCGAGCGTCCGGAACGGGTCGGCGGGATGCACTTTTTCAATCCGGTGCCGTTGATGCCTTTGGTGGAAATCGTGCAGGGGATTCAAACGTCTGACGCGACTGTTGAGACACTCAGCCGGTTGGCTGTCGATATGGGAAAACATCCGGTGAAATGCAAAGATACTCCCGGGTTTATTGTGAATCGGGTCGCCCGCCCCTATTATAATGAAGCGTTGCGCATCCTGGGGGACGGGGTGGCATCGGTCGAGCAAATTGACCGGATCATGAAACAGGCGGGCAAATTCCCCATGGGTCCCTTTGAACTGCAGGACCTGATCGGGATCGATGTCAATTTTTCGACCACCCAATCGGTTTTTGCCGGCTTTTTCGGAGATT carries:
- a CDS encoding Phenylacetic acid catabolic protein is translated as MAEKSAGIDTFIEIIETIADNKFVLGDKLVHIGVSGPNLEATLAAIAMAQGELGHARVLYYWVYDLRGTGGKKPDITAQTGKAFKSVVQIHDWITLIAGLYTVNTALDLVLRSMLAANRSDVAARIHKLIREQREHIIYSRGWAEQLLQDRGAIPRKFREALDAAALEVEAWLSAIENRQVLTEEGYMVKDAALLKRFRDEMAKSLAREEIAHAH
- a CDS encoding PaaD-like zinc ribbon domain-containing protein, producing the protein MLIDRPPCCPFCNSSEVSLHSPFGTAQLVRQYYCHSCRSVFEYVRWQNTVEEIGFDSD
- a CDS encoding 3-hydroxyacyl-CoA dehydrogenase NAD-binding domain-containing protein, with amino-acid sequence MQVEIRLIGIVGSGTMGSGIAQVAVQQGFHVLLYDVRQEALQTSLAGIAARIDRLAEKGKIPKEAAETAKNRIHVTTDLEQMASCQVVIEAVPETLDMKQQLFQRLDDCCPPETILASNTSSLSITQIGSVVERPERVGGMHFFNPVPLMPLVEIVQGIQTSDATVETLSRLAVDMGKHPVKCKDTPGFIVNRVARPYYNEALRILGDGVASVEQIDRIMKQAGKFPMGPFELQDLIGIDVNFSTTQSVFAGFFGDSRFRPHFYQQRLMQAGQLGRKSGRGYYRYEG